The Littorina saxatilis isolate snail1 linkage group LG1, US_GU_Lsax_2.0, whole genome shotgun sequence nucleotide sequence tgacgtcatcaaagacatttatcaaaaaaatgaaaaaaacgttcggggatttcatacccaggaactctcatgtaaaatttcataaagatcggtccagtagtttagtctgaatcgctctacacacacacacagacacagacacacacacacgcacacacgcacatacaccacgaccctcgtttcgattccccctcgatgttaaaatactagtttagtcaaaacttgactaaatataaaaacgaagcATCgggttttttctgcagcatagcgtttacatgtttttctgcagcattattgcgattaactttttcttcggAATAATCTGTGACTGTTTTTATGCAGAAAAACTAACGCCGATCTTGTAAAGTAGCGTGTGTACCCGTCTCCCCCCGGGATATAATAGCTTGCTCCACAGTGgaccaatcagaaggcgtgtcAGTGGTCATTCATTCCCATCCTTTCATTCGGAATGTCTTCTGTGGGATGTTACCGGTGCAAATTACACATCACAAAGTGAAAGTTTCAATACAGACGATTATTTCTCCTCTTAcagttcatgtgtgtgtgtgtgtgtaatgtgtttGTCACTGTGTAAgacattgtgtatgtgtgtgcatgtgcatgtgtgtcagaATATGTGTgcgcgatggtgtgtgtgaagTGTTAGGGATATGCGCGTGCACACAATGAATTATTTTGATTTTTCAAAAACCGACCAGCTAGGTCAGTACGACAATCAACTGGTGAGTTTAACACAGCCATAAATAAACAGCACGGTCCTGCGGCATGCAGGGTACATACACACTGACTCGTGTCGCCTCACTGAATGAAGCGGTCAGCGAACAACAAGAATGTCGGGTCGGTATCTCTCAACAGAGGGGGATTTCACGTCGCCAATATTATAATAAGcaagttcaaaattctgcagaacAAATGTAAGACatttttttctggagaaaaactactgcaccgttttactgcagcattctttatttcaattttgctgcagtaaaatgtttttttctgcagaaaaTAAACGGCGCTTCGGCGGATGAAGACAtcattattaacagctattgtgttttcagcgtagcaatagggtccgatatttagacgagacaagtataatgccgacgagtcgcagaaaaacaattttgttctggagcatttctgttttttctccagaataactgaataaagtcataatccgctatgGATATCTGTGTCCTGCAGGTAATCCCGGATCACTCAAGTCATGGACCTATATTagaccagggacctatatttagatctATGAGTAGACTGACTGAGACCGCTGACGCCATACCTCCAAGTGGTGTTGAGCGTTGTACTTCACTAAACTGTCGTGGGACATTTTCTGGAAGTGCTGAGTGTTTCATCTACTTGTCTATGTTGAGGGTAAAACTGATGGACCACAGTCAGACTCGGACAGCCAGTTCCTTGCAACGCCAGATTTTGATGTTCTTCATACACACATATTGATGATCAATTTAATGTTTAACATATGACAAAGAAATAACTGTGATATGATATGACCAGACCTGGGCGTTTGATATGCAGGATATGTATTGTGCATAATTGATAACTTGTCCGATTCATATTGATAGACTGAGTGAAAGACTCCGAGAAGTTGTGTTTGGTTTTTATTGTGTGtttcttattttgttgtttaCTGTAGCAATAATATTATGACAATTAATATTGACTGTGATATTTATGTAATGTAATTAAATAATGTTCCATAATGTGCACTAGTGGAGACGTGTTTTGGCACACATGGAGGGATGGTACTTAAGGGGGTTGACAGTGATGAAtagtgtttgtgagtgtgtgcgatCTTGCATGCGGGGTGGTGGTTGTGTAGCGGCCAGTGGAGGGGGGTAGAGATTTGTAACTACAGGGTCGGAGTAAAAAGTCAAATTGTTCGACTTCTCAGCTCCTATTTGAAATTTACTGGACAGTTGTGGAAAAATAAACCCTGTTCTCATCCTTTTTTTCTCAACTTTCTTGGGAGAAAGTTAAGATTACTTGTTCTGACTTAagttttgatgtgtgtgtgcaccacTGGTGAATTGTACTGCACTTACATCTGTAACTTCATTTCATGTAGGTGCATATTTAGAATGACATGTCAAGGGTGCACATGTACCCATACATGTTACACTTACTGTACCTCAATTGAACCAGTCTTTGCTTCCCTAATCCTGCAAGGAATGCAGataatttcttttcttttaacatgctctctctctctctctctctctctctctctctctctctctctctctctctctctctctctctctctctctctctctctctctctctctctctctctctctctctctctctctctctctctctctctctctctctctctctctctctctctctctctctctctctctctctctctctctctctctctctctctctctctctctctctctctctctctctctctctctctctctctctctctctctctctctccttcaacaacacaaacatgtcTCATTTGAGAAGGGGGGAATTTTCTATTGCAATTTGTGAACAAAGAACACTACtagcaaaacaaaccaaaaaattATACACTCTGCGTTATCAACCTACTCATTCAGTCATAATCATGTACCATCAGGTCAAGCAACTCAACTACAACGTTTCAGTCAAACACAGCAATGTCCTTGTGTACAAACACAGCATGTACTTGTGTACAAACACAGCAATGTCCTTGTGTACAAACTCAGCAATGtctttgtgtacaaacacaGCATGTACTTCTGTACAAACACAGCAATGTACTTGTGTACAAACACAGCATGTACTTCTGTACAAACACAGCAATGTCCTTGTGTACAAACACAGCAATGTCCTTGTGTACAAACACAGCAATGTCCTTGTGTACAAACACAGCATGTACTTGTGTACAAACACAGCAATGTCCTTGTGTACAAACACAGCATGTACTTGTGTACAAACACAGCAATGTCCTTGTGTACAAACACAGCAATGTACTTGTGTACAAACACAGCATGTACTTGTGTACAAACACAGCAATGTCCTTGTGTACAAACACAGCATGTACTTGTGTACAAACACAGCAATGTCCTTGTGTACAAACTCAGCAATGtctttgtgtacaaacacaGCATGTACTTCTGTACAAACACAGCAATGTACTTGTGTACAAACACAGCATGTACTTCTGTACAAACACAGCAATGTACTTCAGAAGGCTATGCAAGATCCAGATAGCATTGACATAATAATTACCTCCACTTTCCCTCCTTGTACCAGCCTCTAGATTCATAAAACGAGTGCATTCGTTATCATGATGTCGCTATAAAACAAAGCGGGATAACATTTCTGAGAGAAAATGAACGAAGATtacttaaaacaaaaaagaaataagaaaaacTATTTCTTAGAAGTGGCTGCCAATAAGTGTATAGCATCCTTGACTAAAGTTGTCTTATTTGGTTGACTGTTGGTctgaaaataataaaaacatgcaCAAATACTTTAAGAAACTGCAGATTTAAATATGTTTTCAACAAATACTCTGTATTCGCTAGGTATTGTTTTGCAAACTTAAATGTAAGCCTGGATATGAAAACACTACAGTATCAAAAAAACATTAGCATAAATGTTGAACACAACCATAAATGGAATTGCAAATAGACACATGAATCCAGTTTCCTATCTTTTTATTGCCATAAAAATCAGGAGACAGACAatgtttctatatatatatcgaaGACCTGAACAGGTATAAAATCTCCCTCCCCAATAAAACTAAATGCTGGGTAAGCCtctaaacacagaaacaaaaacaattaaatCCGCTTAAAATATTTCTTTTCACAGAATAGCAAAAGGAAGGCTTGAATAAATAATTACATATCCGCATTATTTACTAACTGGTAGACAAAATGAAATAGAATCAGTACAAATTAGCTATGACACGGTACATGCGATGTACTAATTttgattgaaataaaaaaaatcgtaAACCAAGTTTTTCTCGTATTTCACACAACAAAAGCAATTCCTGATGAGATGCTTGCGGCAGATGGCATGTGCGTAACCCTTACTCCACAACATAGACTGTGGGTGCCTAGTTGTTGGGGGCGATGATGAAGCGGTAAGTGAGAGCAGCCACCAGTGCGATGCCCAATGGAATCAACCAACCAGTCCAGCTGCCGCTGAAAGAGAATGTAATAAACGCAGACATTGAAGAACAAGCCATGTTTCATCAATAAAttgcatgacacacacactggaatCAGCTGTgataacacacacagtctcccccccccccccccccaagtcttTCAATGTCACAGTCTGAAGTCTTCCACTCCCTCTcacacaacaccccccccccccccccctcgcacacacatacacaaatggAACCCTAACTGTAAGTCTAATAGTAACCTTACCTATGTCACAAAAAGTTGTTTTTGCCTGCTTTAGTGTTGCTCAGCAACCCACGTAATCTACATGTTACTGCTCCTGGTGTCAACACTGTATCAAATGTACCAACAAGGAGAGCActcattttcacttttttttcccccccagtAAAATGTTACCTGGTTTTTTGTTCCCTTCCCAGTGGTCCTGTGTTCGCCTGTAAATGAAGAAAAATCAACATTCAGATCAACCTCAATACAAGCACCTTAGCTTAGCTTTGAACTTTCAAGAGTATATGTGCACACATGCTCTGTCATTCATTTTTAGCCCAAGAGTATATGTGCACACATGCTCTGTCATTCATTTTTAGCCCAACTGCTACTTAGCATTGCTCTCTGCTATCCAAAGAGGGTTGCATACTTCACATTGATATAATCAATTcctacttgttttcttttcatcaGAAATTATCAATTATGCCAGCAAACTGACCAGGTCTTTCAAACCTTTTTTGTAATTGGTTAGACATAGCCCTTCACAATGCCTAATACCAAACATAGCCAGAACTCAGCACATATTTCTTGCTCACAATGAAGGTATAAATTGGATTCGGTataacacgagtgtacgtgggagtttcagcccacgaacgcagaagaagaagaagaaggattcGGTAAACTACTGGTTTGATTGTCCATGCGGCAAGTCTTTGCTGAACTCAAATATCCTGAATGAAGACCTTATTAGTGTGCAGTTTACAATGAATTACTTCACTAAAAAAACTCTTGAATAgaacatgtaaacacacacatacacacacacaaaggtaaCACATACATTCCTCATCAGCAGACTGAAAGGTGTTTTGAAGTTACACTTAtactgagaagaaaaaaaaagcagacAACAGGTAGGCTGAAGTGCTCAATAATGTTACTCAGATGGTTGAACATTACATTTCCATAAACATTTTGTGAAAAGAATTCAGAAGATCAATGATTTACAGGTGCTGTAAAAGCTTTGTCTGTTCATGATTGGGTCCAGTGGACTACATGAATCgttctgtccgtttgtctgacAGACAAAATAACCTTGCTTTAGTTTACAGTTATATTTTCCACCTGTATTAAACACTGTTTTGTACTTATAGAGtacatttttgtttaaatctCGCTGATGGTAGACACTGTTGAGCAGCTGACTTTCGCTGGATCATGAATTCAAAGTGCAagttgaaattttcgattttcaGTACTCTACCAAACCCCTCAAAAATACATGTAATGAGAACGTAAAACATGATGGTGTAGACTGAAAAACAGTCTTAAATTAAAAGCAAGGCTAACACGAGCCAGAAAGGGCATGGGAGTGGGGAATGGGAGAgtgtgagactgagagacagagctGAGCTGGAGACAGTGAGATGGGTCCTGCACCCACCCGTAGCAGCAGCTAGTTCAAGTATCTACACAAACATTTTGACACAGCAAAATACCATCACCAGACAAATCCAAAGTAAATTAAGGCAGAAAGCCATGTGAATAGGACACAACCCTTGCCAACCATCCTTTCACTCTGAGATTCATACCTTAACATATACAGCAGCCTACCTGGTAATTTTTGCTGGACTGGTCAtcctaaaagaaaaaaaagagaaaaatatgaTATATATATTGCAAATCTACACACAAGAACCTGTGacaagagtatgtgtgtgtgtctgtctgtctccctctctctctctgtctgaatgtgtgtgtgtctgtcgctCTGTTGTTGAAGACAAGAGTCAAAAGAACATCTTTCTCttatcacacactcacaggtTCTGGTATATATTCACGTAAGACTTATACGCAGtcttaaccccttgactgccttaagacgggtatacccgtcatgtgcctgtgcagccgcagcgcctacGTGACAGGTAAACCCGTCATCAcagttccgggattttccagaaatgctacgtcactgctgacacacaaataccagccaatggcttgataggatacctcattctcatgaataaacataaatggtgacgcggttttgcgtctgaaggctattttcggccttggcggcagtgaaggggagagaaggctcgactcgtcaaaatgactaacggtgacagtcgaccgggccctagtagggaaaaacaaagacggactgacgctacagggggtgcaaatgattatggatactgacagaggaagggggagatcttctttcggacgattcgttggaaacaggtagatgacagtgattatgatCCTTTTTtcgagcaagcaaaacagccacctgtgtttgatccacaggcaccggaagatgtgCCGGaccaatttttcaaaagttcatatttgaacatcattataagccaaactaattattatttccatgtttagacactaaaaacatattcttggttcaatttcctttaaaaataaacataggttttacttacctacctactgccagtttggagctagaattttttgtgaattattacaccccgaactccaaaatTCCCTGGcaatcaggaatgcacataagtaagttttgattggcagcgaaagggttaaactAAAACTACAGTATTTCAAAATGCGTGCAGGGAAAGGTAGTTCCAAATCATGAAAACTAAATTCTTTTGATGTGATAGAAAAAGGAGATAATTTGTGACAAAGCACAAACAATAAAGACCTTCCTAAATTGAGCACATACttgacttcacaaagtctttttacctAAAAAtttagtgccaaagctttgtgcagtaAGCTTTGTGATGTAGACTTTGCTAAGTCGACTTCACCCAATTAATATCGGGCTCTACTAAATCTGTCTTGATTTCTATATACATGTACTACATAAAATGATAAATACTTACGGGATGCAAGTCTCCTATCAAATAATCCTTCATCAGATCCCTAGCATCTGTGGAATGGCCGACATCTTCAAAAGCTTCTGTAGAATCACCACCTATATAAGCAATTTAATATTTATTAATttccattaaaaaataaataaccacacacaccacacacaggtAGGTAAGAACAAGATAGAACAAAGATCGCAATGTCTTCTTCAAACTACCAATCACAAAAAGGACAggtgtcatttttcttgcaatGAACATATAATGAAATATATATACTAAATATAGGCACGTACTGCTGCAGAAATATGTTGACTGCAtgaattttctttgaaattccacaacaataacattgttTCTTTCTGACTTTTACAAATGGAGTAAACTTACCAGCTTGTTCTAGCAATACTTCTTCACCCCCAGGATGCTGAaaaacagaaagcagccaggctgtagacTTTTGTATAGTATGTAAGTGTCCACATGGGTAGATATATTCAAAGTAAAACTAAAAACCTGGACAGATCTATGTGTGTTCAAACTGACTGCAAAAATGTCAGATACACTTCAGAGTTTCTTAAAGGCTAGACATGCTTGTGGCTAGCTGCTCGCAGTGCTCGGAAGCAAGAGGGAATTTGATGGCTAACTACGCAAGAACtcaacaccattggttgataccaAAAAAttcatctgcactggtcgggAAACAGCCATGGACAGCCAATCAGATTGGCAGCTATGCGGCTATCATTTTTTCTCCAAGGCATGCTAGCCTTCGCTTGCCAAATCCTAGTGTTCCTTGCGGAGATAATTGCCCAAGAAACAGTACTTCCTCGCCCTATTCACTTCACTTGCCAATTCTCGCCTTTAAGAAACGGGGGACAGGTTGAAGTGATAATTTTGTAaattgcacttttttttttaaatacattgtCTTAAAATTAAGTTCAAGATTAAAGCACACAAAATAACAGTAATACATTGTGTGTAACTGTAAGTTTATTGCATTTGTACGTAGTTTATTTAACTGAAAAGAACATGTATCTTTAACCACATCCCTCATCCCCTTTAGCATAATATATGTTTGTCTGCTGGAGCATGTATTCAGTCTAAAACTGCTTGTGCACCCTTCAAAATAATCCCGATTTAAGCAAACAAGTACAGGGGTTTACATAAAAATAACATGCGAACTATAGATACTTTTTTTCAGGACAATTTGCGATGACAGCTGGGACAATCTGCAGATTTTAGCAATAATACATGTGCTTGTACAAAACGCAAAACTTGAAAATAGGCTGTTTCTCTAGCTTCTCTTGTCAAACTACACGCTGGAATGGCATGATGATTCGACATAATCAAGGCTCCTGATGATAGTCGTCTATTGTAATCTACATGTCCGCCTTTGCAGCATAGATAACGTGTGCGAAACAAACACGTAGCTTGCAAACTCACCTCGTCAAGAAACTTTGTCACATCGTAGACTTGGTTGTGTATAATTAACCATGTTGACTTGGAATCTTTGTGGGATTTCACCTCCTCGGCACGGAACACCTTTTTCTGGCTTGCCATGTTTCTGTGTTGTGTGACCGTGACACAGTCTAGAGGAAGTGGCCTAGTCGCGAAATGCATGACGGTAGTCACGTCACTTTTAGATCAAAGGTCGATCGACAACTTGATACATCCCATGAAGAATCGTCGTTCTCGTTTACAAGCATCGGAAATCTCAGAGTGGATGAATGTTTCAATGTGATCCTGCTTATCAATGTCACACACAATTATCGAACAAAGTCTGGCAATTGAAAGAGGTTTATATAATCCAATAGACAGGTGCACCTGTACTTAACCAATGTATGATTGGTGCAACTGTACCGCATATGATtcccaaagagagagagatcaaatcagcCCCTTGCTgatcaaatcaaatgaaatcaaatttaattttacaagggttgtggcataagcaatacaaacgaGCTTTCTTTTGatcagccctcgcccagagaaggactactctaatcatctatctatatatatatacgacttgtgtctgtctgtgtgtctgtgtatctgtgtatttgtgtattcgccatgcacggccaaagttctcgatggatctgcttcaaatttggtgggcttattcagagagaccccggacacaacctcatcgatgagatatttcaacacgtgctctcagcgcgcagcgctgaaccgattttggttccacctcagctattttggttccacctcagctacccgggcccccataccgacacaccaaagccaaagttctcggtggatctttttcaaatttggacaccgtattcagctacaccccggacacaatatcatcgatgagatatttcaacacgtgctctcagcgcgcagcgctgaatcgattttggtttttgtgttcatttcaccattataagtaactcttccttatcttctcatattctccaggttttcagcgtttacctcccttccttcgtaatggtgcactatagtgtgagtggagcgtcttcggatattcccggcgttctgttactgttactatttttagaaggtcaacgcagtgtccagaacgtaaattggacccgtaaattatcctcactgtaaaagtgcaaaggtcgaatcaatttatagccacgcgaaaaatacactgtcatctatctctctatagatacggcttctctgtgtttttgtgtgtgtgtgtgtgtgtgtgtgtctctatgtgagcaacacctgtgcattgatAAGTTcggtttgtgatgtggtctggcggcttttgtgtaaatttatatactggccttccttttagaagccataacttgctcagtcctgtttgagtggagttcgcctccaaaggtgattaacacggttacattcgtcgacaaggatgggactcgatatggccaggattggcattatggccactgaatcattttcgtgctgttcccattccacgaatctgagagggacctaagcttggcgggtccattgttcggaccctgcgaagccggcgtacggctctaagtacttcttcccggcgaagccggcgaagcgggtattcattctagtatatatatatacgacttgtgtctgtgtgtcctgtgtcttcgcgatgcacggccaaagttctcgatggatctgcttcaaatttggtgggcttattcacagagaccccggacacaacctgatcgatgagatatttcaacacgtgctctcagcgcgcagcgctgaaccgaatttggttccacctcagctacccgggcccccataccgacacaccaaagccgctacaccacatcacaacgccaaagttctcggtggatctttttcaaatttggacaccgtattcagctacaccccggacacaatatcatcgatgagatatttcaacacgtgctctcagcgcgcagcgctgaaccgattttgggttttctgttcatttcaccattcccagtaactcttccttatcttctccatgttttcagcgtttacctcccttccttcgtttgGTGCACTATTATAgaatgagggggcatcttcggatattcccggcgttctgttactatttttagaaggtcaccgcagtgtccagaacgtaaattggacccgtaaattatcctcactgtaaaagtgcaaaggtcgaatcaatttatagccacgcgaaaaatacactgtcatctatctctctatatatacggcttctctgtgtttgtgtgtgtgtgtgtgtgtgtgtctctctctctctatgtgggcaacacctgtggattgttcagttctgtttgtgatgtggtctggcggcttttgtgtatttgtatgtactggccttcctttgagaagccataacagttcaaaagggcttagagataagctctaaattgctcaatcctgtttgagtggagttcgcctccaaaggtgattaacacggttacattcgtcgacaaggatgggactcgatatggtcaggaatggcattatggccactgaatcattttcgtgctgttcccattccacgaatctgggagggacctaagcttggcgggtccattgttcggacccggcaaagccggcgtacggctctaagtatttcatcccggcgaagccggctacccggcgaagccggtattcctctagtatataatATACACGTTaattcataaaataaaaaatagaaatgtaaaaaggcagaaaaacttgGTTCACAGGGATATGTACACATTAAAGGCTTTACACAAATTCTTGTCTTGTACAGAAGTGGGAATTTACTGAAcatacatttttgaaaaaaatttgaatgtgtttgtcaAATCTGAGACTTTTTAAatgatgaaacactgatgctatgGACAAATTgtgatagagaaagagagagtctgTTCCCTTCATCCACGCTCCATTGTTTATTTGCGACGAGCTGCTTATCTGAATGTAAATGTACCTGAATTTTGATCAGGTTTGTTCTTTCAGCTTGCTCATAAACAAGCAAGCCTCATCAATCAGAAAGCTTCTAAGAGAAAGGTGCATGTGTGCTAGGATGTTcctgtgtgcacatgtgtttgtgtgttttataaACCAGGGAAGGGAACGGAGGGGATGTATTTTGATTCCAAACTTTTAAAAATTATGTTTGCTCTTGGTTGCAAGTTTGCCCAAACAATTTCACCACAAAATTATTAACATTTAAGGCTAGAGTCTAGCTGCCCCTTGTAAAAGTGATAAGAATTTGTTAAAACTGAATTTTTGCGTAGGTTCAAAGAGTGATAAGGCCAGAAAAACTTCTAAATATAtcagataaatgtctttgatgacgtcatatctggctttttgtgaaagttgaggcggcactgtcatacccttatttttcgatcaaattgattgaaattttagtcaagcaatctttgacgaagcccggactatgggattgcatttcagcttggaagcttaacaattaattaactGATCTGGTCATTAAAAAACCTAACATTCTAAATACAATTTAAGTCATCGATCCCAAAATTatctcatcttattctttatcatttgcttcttcttcttctgcgtttgtgggctgaaactcccacgtacactcatgttttttgcacgagtggaattttacgtgtatgaccgttttttaccccgccatttaggcagccatacgccgttttcggaggattatcatttgctgattcccaaaacatttagatatgttatgtttggattgaaaacacgctcagaaagttaaaaagaatatcCTGTGTAGCGCTCTACAGTACTGCGCTAAGCTTGTTTGTTACTTCTTCAAGCGATCAGTGGCCGGTgcagtacgttcagtttcattctgtgagtgtgatagattgactaaatgttatgattttgcttgttttcttttggACACATCAATTGGGCGAGTGACCTATTTTAAATCTACTTTCTGTTCTCAGGGTATACTCCAGCCTTAAATAAAACTTCATGTatgacaaacacagaaacacaaacactgCTTTCAAACACTACTTTATTATTAACTAAAATGTTCACAATGAAAATCATTTTACATATCAAATTTAAAAAGTCACAGCACATACAATAATTATATTTATCGTCACAACCTTTTGATAAATCAGGTAACTGTGTAAAAAGTAACCTTCATATGTGCCAGATCCTCTTCACAACACATACATATAAAAACGCACCATACACTGTATAttagtcacaggtttaaaaTAAACAAGTGTGCACCTGCAAGACGGCATACGTGTC carries:
- the LOC138961424 gene encoding cytochrome b5-like, producing MASQKKVFRAEEVKSHKDSKSTWLIIHNQVYDVTKFLDEHPGGEEVLLEQAGGDSTEAFEDVGHSTDARDLMKDYLIGDLHPDDQSSKNYQANTGPLGREQKTSGSWTGWLIPLGIALVAALTYRFIIAPNN